The following proteins are co-located in the Streptomyces sp. NBC_00435 genome:
- a CDS encoding zinc ribbon domain-containing protein YjdM: MNENLPPCPKCSCEYTYEMNALVVCPECGHEWVPAEGGAESGGDSAERVVKDAVGNVLSDGDSVTVVKALKVKGSPSGIKAGTKVRGIRLIDGVDGHDIDCRIDGFGAMQLKSSVVKKA; encoded by the coding sequence GTGAATGAGAATCTCCCCCCTTGTCCCAAATGCTCCTGTGAGTACACCTACGAGATGAACGCGCTCGTGGTGTGCCCCGAGTGCGGCCACGAGTGGGTGCCCGCCGAGGGCGGCGCCGAGAGCGGCGGGGACTCCGCGGAGCGGGTCGTGAAGGACGCCGTCGGGAACGTGCTGAGCGACGGCGACTCCGTGACGGTCGTCAAGGCGCTCAAGGTCAAGGGCAGCCCTTCGGGGATCAAGGCCGGCACGAAGGTGCGCGGCATCCGGCTCATCGACGGGGTCGACGGTCACGACATCGACTGCAGGATCGACGGCTTCGGCGCCATGCAGCTGAAGTCCAGCGTGGTCAAGAAGGCCTGA